The genomic window CATAATCTTTATTCTCTTGAGGCAAGCCCTGACTTCGACATAGCTGAGGCAGAGGGGACAAACCTTGTTTCCAAATAAGATGACAGTCTTCTTAAGGAGAAGAGTATGTCAGGTAGTCCCATTTTTCCCGCATCAAACCTATGGCCTGAACTCCTGGTGGCATTCTTTCTACAGATGGGATCCTGGGAATGCTTTGGTAGGAAACAGCTCTTAGGTCACTAGGAGTATTTCATGTGATGGAACTGCAACAGGATAATTACTAGGTCAGCTCTTCCCTTCTCCCGCTGTTCACTGGGTGCTGTCTGAGCCTGCTGCCATTCCTCTCGGATTCGTTTGTTGATGGCAGTGCTACAGCTTTTCCagggggcagtgggcacagtgctgctgtatgCTGTGATGCTCCACTGATAATCCCAGCGTTGGCCAGGATTTCCTATAATATCACTTTTTAATATGGTTATGTTTCATGTTAACGTTCCTTTAGAAAGCAGGGCTTGCAGGTCAGCAGGCCTTCACTTAGCCTTTTTTTGAGGCTAGATACAAACTGCCATTGACAGAAAGATTATTTGAGTGCATCCTGTGGGATTTTGTCAGTTCTGCACTCTCCCAAAGGAGTTCTAGAGTTTTAGGAGTTTGCCCATTCCCTGCCATGGGGATTATTCCCAGACCCATAACTCTGAAGCAAAGAATTGTGCACAACAGGCACAATTAGGAGGCACCAAAGCCAAGCACAGTTTAGGTTTTTGCAGAGAGCATGGTAACTCTCCAAAGAGCTCTTCTGGAATCACCAGCTATAGACATATAGACACTTTGGGGTGGTGACAAAGCCACCACCTTTGCTTACCTCAGGCCAGGAAACGGTACTGCAGCTCTTAGAAGGTCTGAATCACACCGTGCACTTTCTTGTGTTGTCCTGTAGGCTTTCTTCTCCCACAGTCCCACCACAGGCCCTAGAGGTAAGTAAATGAATGGTCTCTGTTTGTACTCAGGATTATACACATAAAACATCAAGCAGTATCACTCCACCCAGAGCTCACCTGGGGACACCGCTTTGTAAAAACATGTAAGGAGCCGTTCCATTTACAGCAATCCCCCCGGGAAGTTTTGGAGCATGACTGGGATAGTATattattgaaaatattattttaagtcCCCATGGAGCAAAGAAGGCCTGTTGCACTTAAACTGAGGCGCAGCTGTGTTTAAAGTATTTTGCTGTTGTGTattgatgttttttcttctgcaacagGTATGTAACACCATTGATGTGGGTTATAAACCTCAGCTACTGAAAACAACAGTTCTGTGTTTAAGGAAGTTGCTCTAGCAGGGATATACAGCCCCGAGGTGCATAGCAAAGAGGAGGTAAGTGCAGCCAGGAGAACAAAACTATACGACTACTGAAGTGAATTAATTGTAGTTTTTGTTACTTGAGACTGGAAAGTCAGAATACTTGTGTGTAACAAATATCTACTCATCATTCTACAGTCTACTTAATGAATATGTACTGTTGTCAAATGAAATTCAGCAACTCATTGAGCTGTGACTGGCTGTGGAGGTGGGCAACCCAGAAGTAgtactgcacagctctgtgcaaggCAGGCTTTCAGAAGGGCTGCTACATCCCAGTGAGTTGAGCAGCTAGAGTTCAGTATTTCCAGCATCCCTGATTTATATCCATTTGAACTTTGTCATCACTTCATTCCATGGGCTTAGCACTGCTTTTGTGTGAGCAGAATTTTAACCTGATTTTCAAAGTCGTCATAAGCATGTTTGAGTTTTGTATAATTACAGCCTATTACTGTGCATAGGGTGCTAATTGTAATTGAAATAACATCCCAGTATTTGTGCAGAAACTCTGTATTTCCAAACAACCTTTCATAAGTGAGGTTTTAAAAAGGGAGTTGCCACGGcattaaatatacataaagTCTATACAAATGTCATCATCGATATAAGTggtttttttctccaaaattgTTTCTGTATGGCTTTTTAGAAATTAGTCTTAcactgttgttgctgtttttaagtaCTTAGTTAATTACAGCATAATTGACTCCCCATTCTTTCTATATACTTAATGGATACAAAAATCATtgggatttttatttgtaatagttaaattttaaaaaagatataaTCTTATTTTCTACAAAACACAGTTGAATGCTGTGTTCTTGTTGATACTACCATAATTTTTGTACATGCCACATGCAAGAACGCTTCCTGTTTTCCCTCTGTACCTGCAGGGAACTGAGTCTGCTGCATGTGAGACAGGGGAAGCTCCCTAGTTTGACAAAAATGCCAAGCAGAGCTCCTGGATAAGGGAGGGGCCTTTGTGAGAGTCATTTCTCCCTGGCTGGACAAAAACAGCCTCCCCAGAAAGCATTCATCCTCTGCTACTTCACTCACTAAATCCATGTATCTGGTTTTCATTCCAGAAGACACTTAACGAATAGCAAAGGGATGTGAAGTTATCTTCCAAGATGACTCTTCTACCTGGAGAAAATTCTGATTATGACTATAGTGCCCTGAGCTGTGCTTCAGATGCTTCCTTTAACCACACGTTCTTCCCAGAAACAGAAACCCTCAAGGGCGTCTTTTACCAAAGAGCCAAGCTAATTCACCCTGAAGAGGATCTCCTGAAAGGCTTTCACCCTGATGATCGGAAGCATCATATTATTATAAACGTAGGGGGCATTAAGTATTTGCTCCCGTGGACCACGCTTGATGAATTCCCATTGACACGCTTGGGACAGCTAAAATTCTGCAACAATTTTGATGATATCCTAAACATCTGTGATGATTACGATGTGACATGCAATGAGTTCTTTTTTGACCGCAACCCCGGAGCATTCAGGACAATCCTGACCTTTTTGAGGGTTGGAAAACTTCGGCTCCTGCGTGAGATGTGTGCGCTGTCTTTTCAAGAGGAGCTGCTCTACTGGGGAATTGAGGAAGACAATTTGGATTGGTGTTGTAAGAGGAGGTATCTGCAAAAAATGGAGGagtttacagaaataaatgaacgGGAGGATGATCttatagaaaatgaaacaacaggTGAAACAGTAGAGGAGACAAAAATTGGCTTGTGCATGAAAAAGTTGCAAGACATGGTAGAACGACCCCAGTCTGGCCTCCCTGGGAaggtgtttgcttgtttgtctgttttatttGTAACTATTACAGCAGTGAATTTGTCCATCAGCACCATGCCTGAcctgagggaggaggaggataaGGTAAGTTCCCTTTTCAGGTTAGAAAATGGTAtgtgctgggaggagcaggaCAACTACAAAGTCTGATGGTGTTGATTTGAGTAGGGATTTTGCAGCTGCCtttagatagaaaaaaaatacacaaagtaTTTCAAATCATATATGACTTTGTTCATTTACCTGCAAAAGAATCAATCATATAAAGTTCTACGATGTCCAAAGAAAACTGTTGTTCCTGGGCATTCTTCTATACAACATTCTTCTCTGTAATGCCTTGTTAAGCTTGCATTTGCTATTTAGAATGCTTGAAATTACCAAGGAATATCTTCTGTGGAATAAGTAGTTCTTTTCTAAGATGTGCATTTAACTTGTTCCAATTTGTCATTGTGTTTTCCCATAGCAACAGCTTCAACTCCTTTAATATTTTGGGTTTAAAAAAGCCCACAGAACTCTCTTCCTGTCGCTGTACCAACTAAAATAGTTATTATCCAAGTGCTGATTACAAACTCCTCCTCTTTCCTACAGGGTGAGTGTTCCCAGATGTGCTACAATATTTTCATTGTGGAGTCTGTCTGTGTGGCATGGTTTTCACtggagttcctgctgagattCATCCAGGCAAAGAACAAGTTTGCATTTTTGAGGAGACCGTTAACTCTGATTGACATAATAGCTATTTTGCCATATTACATCACTTTGCTGGTAGACACCACTTCAGTGGGCTACAAGAAGCCCAGCTCTGGGAGCATCTACCTGGACAAAGTCGGTCTGGTCCTCCGAATACTCCGTGCCTTGAGGATTCTGTACGTCATGCGGCTGGCCAGGCACTCCCTGGGGCTGCAGACGCTGGGGCTGACCGCCCGCAGGTGCACCCGGGAGTTtgggctcctgctgctcttcctctgcGTGGCCATCGCACTGTTTGCACCACTCCTGTACGTCATTGAGAACGAGATGGCGGACTCGCAGGAGTTCACCAGCATCCCTGCGTGCTACTGGTGGGCTGTCATCACCATGACCACGGTAGGCTATGGAGATATGGTTCCCAGGAGCATTCCCGGCCAAGTGGTGGCACTGAGCAGCATACTGAGTGGCATCCTCCTCATGGCATTCCCAGTCACTTCCATCTTCCACACGTTCTCTCGCTCCTACATTGAGTTGAAGCAAGAACAGGAAAGAATTATGTACAGGAGGGCACaattcttattaaaaacaaagtctCAGATAAGCAATGCATCACAAGGGAGTGATATTTTATTCCCAAATATCTCCACTGACAACAGGGCAATGAATGACATTTAAGTtactgtttttcctcatgtcaGGTATTGTTCTGTTGTATCAGATTCCATCTTTTACTTTGCtttgaaagcattttgcaaAGGTAATCCTCAttttgaaaggaggaaaaggggcCATCAACCAGGAACTGATGTGGTTTAAGAAGTCTCCAATCATGCTGTTTCTTCCCCCCAACCTCCCCAGTATTATGCAAAGGACAGGGAACACACAGTGGGATTTTAGGGATGAGAAGTTCTCTGACAAAAATAACATATCATTCTGTACTCCAGAGgatgttttgtcttttgtacTGCACATTTTTTCCAACTGAATCACAATGTATATAATCATTAAGCAGGCTGTCATTTTTCTTGTatataaataatgtaaatacTACAAAATTAATGGCTAAATTCTCTCCCAGTAAAATGCCTTAGAGTATGATCGAAATAACCACAGAGGTTTGTCCCACTGTGCTCTTAAAGAACATTAAGTCAGATTCATTATTTACAACAGCAACCGTACGTTTCTTTGTAAGTCAGCCCTAAACATGACAGGAACAAAAAAGAACCGAGCTGTTTGTATCATAACCTCACTGAAGATGCAAATGCTTAGAGCACATCAGCTTCaaaatttaaatgaagttaCAATATTGATCCCGTGTCACTGAATGCAGGATTCCAAGGAGCAGCCTTTTGAGTTTTGTAGCATTTAATATTATCAAGGGGAGACTAGCTgcaaatcaaatgaaatatgCATGGTAAGATGCCAGTCGTTCCCTACCATCTGTTTCCATGTTTTTACTTTACCTCAGCTATGAAACAGAATTAAGAGAGGCCTGTTTCCAGGGAACACCCTACTGTTGCTTGACAAATCAATATTGCAGCTACCCATTCACATTCAGCGTTGCGTTCTTTAGAAGGAGCAGAAAATATGTGGTCGTGGGAAGTTGccaatgatgaaaaaaaaaaaaaaagaaaatatcatttgaGTCATGGAGTGGGGGGTGCTGACAGCTTTATCCTTTCCCGTCCTCAGTCATGAGGGACTTAAGAGTTGATTAACTATACCTTTCCCAGTATTAAAGACATCATAGTAACGGAGAAAACTGAATAGGTTATGAAAAGGCAATTAAGGCCATAGAACACGACTGTATAATATTTATCCACATCCACAAATTATTATATTATGGTCCAGGTTCCCCACTGACATCTGAGGCAGTACCTGTGTCGGGGAGGAGCTCAGGTTTGGCACCTGCCCATATGCGGATAAATGTCAGACTTCCCATTTGTTGTGGTTTGCATAACAATGCAGGAGACAAACACcagaacttcaaaaaaaaaaaaaaaaaaaaagtacgcAGTTCACTTGTTTGACTTCATGTGTAATCAgaggtgaagaaaagaaactcgTGAATtacacttccccccccccccccctccattaACTGTTAGGAGCTAGGGAGATTTGGAAGTTCCCATCACATTTACTAATGCTTCTCTACTCCAGTTTGCAGAAGCCCTGCCTGTTGCTTACTGGCCTTCTTActgagcaggctgctgggagtGCCAGCATGCATGGTGGTTTGGTGTTTTAGATGAGGGCCAAGCTTTTAGATGAGGGCCTCAATTCTGAGGAACAGAATTTGTTCCTCAGCCCAAGCTAGTTGGTCAAACCCTTGTGCTGGTTTTCTTCTCAgatttcttaaatgaaatttGAAGGTGTTTTGCTATGCTTACTTTTAAGAAATAATTCCCAAACTGTAAAAAGTGCTCTTTATAACTAATTAGGGCTCTAAAAATCTTCTGTCATAGAAAAATACGCCTATGGAGCATTCCTACAGAGAGCTAACATACCCAGCATAAACTCTTGGCAATTAATTATGTGCCAGAGCTAGGAACGTAACCAGCTTTTCACTCTTATTCTTCAGCTTTAATTAGAGTTGGATAAAAAACAGGAACATTGTGACAAAAAGGGACACGTTTTCCATCCAGAATactcttaatttaaaaaatgtttgatCATCTGTAGCATTGGCTTCAATACAAGTGCTATACATCCTTCTCCTTTTGTGTCAGCATTCATTACAGAAAGAAGTGGTAATTAGATTGGTCCTGTGAGTGACAGTTGCCTATCACTGACTGTGTGTGACAGGCTGAGCCATACGTTTGGAAGTGAGAAGGGAGAAACCGAGACTCACCAAACAAAACCTAAGCTTATTTCCCTTTAATTCTAGCTAACAAATCCATCCATTTTTTCCAGTGTGTCTACATTGAGTTAATGgtcatttattttgtgtgtcaCTTTATTTTAATCCCAGAATAATAACTTGATTCTCAAGTCCttgtccagaaaaaaagagatcacTCTGAAGCTGGGTGTTGGTAGAGCAAACCTGTGACAGCATCCctcctgctgggagctctgcctgAGCCGGGAACAAATCAGCCTGGCAGGATGTACCCCTATATAGTTTTGTACTTGGCAGCACATCACTTGTAAGCGCATCAACACGTCTCGCTATGAATCACTGTAACAAACTTGCTTCTGTTTTACACAAGGTAACGCATACTGTAGTCCTTATGCTAAATAAATCCAGATATACATCTTAAGAGCACAACATTAGTATGAAACCCACATGCTGCGTTCTAGCTTTTACTGTGAAGGCGGAACATTTAAGGTGATTATGCCTCTTTAGAGTACATTATCTGAGATTTTAGTCAAATTCGTGAAAATTATGGATCGATTCAAAAGCTGACTGTTTCCAGTGACACAGCTGACAGCTACCAAGTCAGCTATCACTCCTCTTTTACATTTTAACAGCATGTGCAACCAACAAGAATGTCCCAATAAAAACACTTTGTGCTTTTATGAAGTCAAAAGAATGTAAGAATTCCCACTGACAGAGTGGTGCATGTCTCCAATAGAGATAGGCCTGCATTGCTATTTATATTAACCTGTGTATACTGCAGAAGTACATACAGTAGGAATACAAACAGCAATAGTTGTATTAATTTTGAGTAATGAAGTGTTAggctctccttttctttccatgtgCTTCTTAAGGTGTGGAAGTACTGTCACAAGTGCTATAGGCAGGCACGACCACCTGCAGGAGGTGAGAAGTGAACAGCAGCTGATGAAGGGTTTGAGCAATGAGCATCACCAGCTGAAGCACACTGGCTTCAGAAAATATAAAGCATTTATTAGAAAATTAAGTTACCTGAGTATAGAAAAAGCTAGGCATCAGTTCAACGGCCTCTACTgccttaaatgaggtctgggaaggggtggatcctggctccagcccttccatcaCTCAGTACACTGCATGTatctgagctcccctgggctggccctgccttcccaccaggtgctccatcactgcttcaggccgtgactcagcatttctgctacagtgaGTTGGAGCGTTGCACTTCTGTTACAGGTTGAGGTTTTAGGGAAATTTCTCTTTAGAACATCTATGGGACTTGTCTCCATTTGCTCCTTTATATTTTTTCGCTGTAATTCAGAACTCCTGACTTCCATACTCAGTGGTCTTAGTGGTGTCATTGAAGACTCATAGGCTTTAGCAAGTCTGATTAAGCAACAACAGTTATACAGAACTGAAACATGAGTTTGCACGTCATCAGATACATGtctgggaaggaaaagcagcatgcTGTATACATTCATGACTTGTTTGGGTAGAACTTAACTGAGTACAAATGGCcaatgcaaaagcaaaagaagttttgctgcagaagtttCTCATTCCTACcgctgcagctctctgtgttACTGCAACCAAAGTTTGTGGGAGTCTCTCAGTGAACAAAAGCTCACCCCTCAGTCTTCCCCCTTCAGGCTGTAGACAGACTCAGCCAAAATTTGTGTTAGACCTTTCCCAAAGTGCCTGAAGTCATGGCCTCATTGCCAAAAGCCCTAGATCACCACTGGCAAATGTGAAGTCTtcccaatttttattttttaaatggagcCTAGAATGAGGCAGGTCCCTAATTCAGGTGTATCATTAGAAGATCAGTGTTAGGTCAGATGAATTGGAGCCTCATTCTTCAAATGCACAGAACCACCAACGTCTACCAGCACCAACTTGTATTATTTATCCTTCCCATACCTGATTCCTGACATGTGGGTATCAGGGAACGAGGAGTACTACACAGAGCCCTGGTCAAGGAGGTCACTCTGGGCTGGCCAGGGACAGTGTGAATCAATGCCAGTGGCAAACAGAGCGGTTCTTGGCAGTTCGTGCCTAAAATAGGCAGTTCTTTCCTAAAATAGTTCTGTTCTCCACaattactgacttttttttccttttggcttaGTTAAGAAAAAAGATTGTTAAGTTAAAGCAAGAGGAAAGGAGCAGACCCTTCTTGTAACAAAGCTGTAAAACTTCACATCCTTCCCTTGGATCTACAACAGGCTGAAAACTAGACTGGATGCCCACAGTCCTACAGATGTAACTGACTGTGTTTAATCaggaattaaatgaaaaaatgacaAAGGTGACTTTGAAGACTGGGAGTCTTGAAGTCTCTGTTCATGCATCATTCAGTGCTCCAATAGTatatatctctttttttttttttccctgcattaATAGTTGCTAGTTTCCTTGTGCAAGATTTACAGGAATTTGGTATTTATTTATCCAAAAGATGAGATCTATaccaaaaatacagaaataaagccCAGAGTGCAATGCCTTCTGAACTGGTGGAACTGCAGCATCCCTGGGCTGTTTAGAGAGTAGGACTGCAACCTGCAGAAAGCAGGCAGAACTGAAGACATGGGCTAGAGTTCACAACAGGGGGTGAGCATCACTCCCAACAACAAAATACACTCCAAATGTTCTATTactagcacagaaaaaaatgcttaacaTAAGATTTACCCACTCACTTACCACTTGCTCCGTGATATCTTAATAAGCCAAATTCAGTATTGCTAATGATCTCAGCATTGCTAACATAGAAATGATCATTTAAAGGACTGGAAAGTGAAGATCAGCTCAGATCCCACCTGACACTCCAGTGAGGCACTTCATCTCTGTGTGCGTTGTCTCATCTTGTGACATTAGATTGTAAGTCCCCAGGACAGTGTTCCTTGTTTGGGATCAGTCAGCAGGACTATGTAAAATCATACACCACAAATAAAGATAAATTCACATCCCACAAATAAAGGAGAATGTTGCCTGCACTGCACTGACAAACTTAAAATGGTCAGTTTGGcttaataattattaaaaataaaaccagaacttcCTCCCTTTTCgcttattgtttttctttctcacgTTCTAGCACCTCATATCTTCTGAAATACTCCCTAGAAAGCACCTAAGATTGCATGACCGCTATTAGTTCTGCTAAAGGCACGGCAAAGAAATTGTAGGACTGTAGTATCAGGGgatgcttctgctctgcccaaTGGGGCTTTCACTTTCTCTGTGAAAGCCTGTGGGAACTAAtccagaaataaacagaaatagaCTTCTGTCATAACTGGAAACACAGCAGGCCAGGTAGGGTAATTAGACCAAATCTGCACTTTATAAATATCCATTCATTATTCCTGTAGCCTTTGTGACAAGAGTTGAACAGCCTCGTGCAACTCCTTAGTCAGCCGGGGCACACAAACATGGGCAGCGCTGCTAAACTGAGGTTTCAGCTGCTCCTTTATCAGGCATATGATTGCATTTCTAACAATGAAAGTCTTAGAATTCAAAATACGtacacagaacaaaatgcatACACGGCCAACTCTTCCGGATGAGCCAGGAGTTACTGAGGTGCTGTAACTCCCGCCCGTGTGCCAGCGCTCGGCTCGGAGAAGCGTTTCCGACGGTACGGACCGCAGTGAGGGCCGTTCGAGGATCCGACATTGCCACCTTCGGGCCGCTCCCGGCAGCTCAGTCTGAGTGCCGGGAATCCCGtcccagaagcagcagcccGCACCATTCATCTTTAGGAAGATGTTAAACATATTTGGACCACATCTTACCCAACACAAACATCGTTGCGTTTTTTTGCTGTCAGAGGATCGATGCATATTTCTCAAACTTACAAaatgtttgttaaaaaaataccaTTGCTGTCTTatgcacaaaagcaaaaagaactgCCTCTGAGCATCAGTCTGTGGGTAGGCACAGGAtttaatacagcagataggaGACGATCAATAAAAAGAGCCCTCACACctttctgtgctgggaaaagctGCTGTAGATATAACAGTAGGGACTGCTCAAAGCAACAGGCTGCATATCAAGTAAAAGTTCAGGCCTGTAGATCCCAAATCCCAAATGTTATCATTAGGATGTAAATTTGTAGCTCTGTTATAATACAGGGTCATGTAAGGCCACACTTGCAGTGCCCTGTGCTTCCAGTGCTAGCTGTGAGCTCACACCCACCCCTTCCTTGAAAGAACTGATGTGGGTGACCCACTGAGCCACTGCTTTGGTGGGGTgacttttctcctcagaaacgTTCCCTGGGGACAAATGAAACTTGCCTTTAGGAAGAGGAGGAATTCCACAGTCATGcttgtaaacaaacaaaacagcaccaaGGTGCTGACCTCCAGTCCAATATCCAAACACTAATGACCTTGCCAGGTTCAGGCTCTAAATGAAATGGTCAAACAGAGAGTATTTGCttccattaaagaaaataataataataaaatctatttCCAAATGTACACAAAAATTCTAAAAGAAAGGAGAGTGCTAGAACTACTTAGGGCCCGGGTGCAGTGCTACCATGTTaccctgttcattgcagcaGTACGCATGGACACATAGTGCACTGTTCGTTAGTTGTGTATAGACAAATCCACACCTCCACATATAATTTCAGTACATGATTTGGTTTGGAATGTGTGTTAGTAGTGCTGCTTATGACTCAAGAAACTTTGTAACCTTCCCTAGGTATATACCCCCAGAGCTCACCGCAGagagaaagaacaggaaaggaaaaacaggtaGGCATGAAGAACAGGTAGGATGCAGCCACAACAAATAAGAATGATTTGTCTGTAGTGTTATTGCTTACAGTACAGTTCAGCAGTGCCTATCTCACTTTCCCAGATGGAAGTACCCTGAAGGCATCACAGCAACTGTGTATCATACAGAGCTATAGTAACAGAGAAGGTGCCCAGTGGAGAGGAATCTGCAGCTGAGAGTGACTCTACAATAAAACCCTTTGCAATGTCAGCAAAGGTGTTGGAGAAGGCTATCATGCTCTTCCTGTTATTGATTCATGgtaaataaatcttaaaatagCAGTGCCACACAGATGACTCCAGAGCAGCACCTCTGATCAGAAAGCACCAGTGCCCCCAACAGCGTGATGTGCAGCCTCACCCACAGGAAAGCTCCATGCACAGAAAGCTTCGATCTTCACCCAGAATACccagcacagacacagccctgcaccagagcaaagcctgcagagctctgagacTAACAGCATTAGTCACAGCCATTAGTATTATCTGAAATTAGCAAAAGGAAGACTAAAAGAAAGCCAGTTTGGTCTTTGCAGTCCTGTGGTGTGCCAGGACACGTCACAAAACTTCTCCCTTTTGGATTTTATCTGTCTCTGGAATATTCAGCACTCAACAGCACCACGGTGTAATCATAAAACAATCTCCATCAACGTCTGTAATCCGAATCCTGGTGCAAAAAGTCCATTATTCTTAGCCATTCTCACATACTAACAGAATAGTGTTGTGAGCTTTTTTCTTAGAA from Gallus gallus isolate bGalGal1 chromosome 20, bGalGal1.mat.broiler.GRCg7b, whole genome shotgun sequence includes these protein-coding regions:
- the KCNG1 gene encoding potassium voltage-gated channel subfamily G member 1, coding for MTLLPGENSDYDYSALSCASDASFNHTFFPETETLKGVFYQRAKLIHPEEDLLKGFHPDDRKHHIIINVGGIKYLLPWTTLDEFPLTRLGQLKFCNNFDDILNICDDYDVTCNEFFFDRNPGAFRTILTFLRVGKLRLLREMCALSFQEELLYWGIEEDNLDWCCKRRYLQKMEEFTEINEREDDLIENETTGETVEETKIGLCMKKLQDMVERPQSGLPGKVFACLSVLFVTITAVNLSISTMPDLREEEDKGECSQMCYNIFIVESVCVAWFSLEFLLRFIQAKNKFAFLRRPLTLIDIIAILPYYITLLVDTTSVGYKKPSSGSIYLDKVGLVLRILRALRILYVMRLARHSLGLQTLGLTARRCTREFGLLLLFLCVAIALFAPLLYVIENEMADSQEFTSIPACYWWAVITMTTVGYGDMVPRSIPGQVVALSSILSGILLMAFPVTSIFHTFSRSYIELKQEQERIMYRRAQFLLKTKSQISNASQGSDILFPNISTDNRAMNDI